The Nitrospiraceae bacterium genome contains a region encoding:
- a CDS encoding metallopeptidase family protein — translation MPRDPHRLPASHEQFGAWVQEALAHLPPPYDTIARDVSVVVEDEPPPEVLDELELESEDDLLGLYQGLSLHERSFFQPAGELPARIAIYRGPILRLCRTKTEVIQEIRDTVVHELGHHVGLSDEEMPY, via the coding sequence GTGCCGAGAGATCCACACCGATTGCCGGCTTCCCATGAGCAGTTCGGAGCGTGGGTGCAGGAAGCACTTGCGCACTTGCCGCCGCCCTACGATACGATTGCCCGCGATGTGTCTGTTGTTGTCGAGGATGAACCTCCGCCTGAGGTACTCGATGAACTTGAGCTCGAGTCCGAGGATGATCTCTTAGGTCTCTACCAAGGCCTGTCGCTTCACGAACGGTCGTTTTTCCAACCAGCGGGCGAGCTGCCGGCCCGCATCGCCATCTATAGAGGCCCCATCCTTCGGCTCTGTCGAACGAAGACCGAGGTTATTCAGGAAATTCGAGACACGGTGGTGCATGAACTTGGCCACCACGTTGGCCTGAGCGATGAAGAGATGCCTTACTGA
- a CDS encoding tetratricopeptide repeat protein, with the protein MNLHVLVVLCLCGVLGCASAKAPPASVLAAPAGSPAEVMAKLEEGNLLFSTKDYARAEQSYRQTIAAYPDLAEAHYNLAVTIDRMGNRGEAKKHYLEAANLAPGNKVIWDSPPFREMGLTHEINKKSYLDADPKVR; encoded by the coding sequence ATGAACCTACACGTGCTCGTTGTGTTGTGTCTCTGCGGAGTACTCGGCTGTGCCAGCGCAAAGGCTCCTCCTGCCTCGGTGCTTGCGGCACCAGCAGGCAGTCCTGCCGAGGTGATGGCCAAACTCGAAGAGGGGAATCTTCTCTTCTCCACGAAGGATTATGCCCGTGCGGAGCAATCCTATCGCCAGACTATTGCTGCTTATCCGGATTTGGCTGAGGCTCACTATAACCTCGCCGTTACGATCGACCGGATGGGCAATCGCGGAGAAGCAAAGAAACATTACTTGGAGGCGGCAAATCTAGCTCCGGGCAACAAAGTGATCTGGGATTCTCCACCGTTCCGAGAGATGGGATTGACCCACGAGATTAATAAGAAATCGTACTTGGATGCCGATCCTAAAGTTCGTTGA
- a CDS encoding UvrD-helicase domain-containing protein, with protein sequence MSDRSRLSDSESRLLAETTWDRNVVVVAGAGTGKTTILVNRILNLLMREPNPLGVTDIIAVTFTNKAATEMKLRLRRELMRLAEQSVEAELATFRFRYHLSDTQISTRARQALEQLEKAQIGTLHSLAAHLLRLHPLESGLDPSFQEDDGSRFMETFDGVWDCWLDDELGPEGMQHDRWRSVLAGASLDDLHQLATLLANELIDLDALERQLHMSHVEGPLRDWIASAHSRATGLLASRSSDKQLKAEQMLSATVQCLSLLLEHGLTGLTSLGPEVRALLRKDAGKATSGWDKEVFQEAVIMIKLAKQLLAVDQSYFHNVIHLLRPVLTRVRDAFLRSGWISFDGLLARAKRLLRDCPTVRERIKCTYRAILVDEFQDTDPVQYEIILYLAERAGKQQTAWQDIDLEPGKLFIVGDPKQSIYSFRRADIEAFERVVRKILDDGGVACSLVTNFRSDMMVLDVVNDLFDRLFLPEAHVQPAHERLVMRPDRRTEVSTAGVQLRLVAPNEGEEAFDTETATRTEAETLARWISETLLASATVVDREGRSVPLQPGHIALIFRKLTQAQEYLDALRRYGIQYVTDGEKHFYRRQEIIDFVNILRVIEDPYDRIALVGVLRSPLGGVTDQSLLDLSQLNCLDYTRPERLAASKHPEALELAQLYEALRMLRQSAQLRPVPDVIDLLFDRLPVPELAASSLHGEQAVANLRKIRILAEELSDRPHMTLAGFVDVMMTRLTDQPEEAESALAEELPDAVRVLTIHKAKGLEFPVVILPGLHQGSRVPGKGPRLGHDWSSRLYGLRVGNRANLGALLVEPKISAREEAEQRRLLYVGMTRTRDLLVLSGGRTSTLGRDTVLSLIHDAIPDAATSSTAGTISLGAGQMEQVVTSTSPTVRKGPHEREASAVPCPSLDVVVNRHQTRRDYWSAQKMARRQVTPSLLMAQRVPARSAGSPDSSEMAYSRILGVCAHAVLEQWDFDSPDRDPAPAIERACRQHLAPDLADRESVLRQELYTIFSSFLTSELYNRLQRATILGREVPFLLPWEERQVMEGIIDLIYRLDGGIWIADYKTDAVSAEAAQPRAETYREQAEIYRTAVRQAMGLSSVAFQFIFLRPSMAIEM encoded by the coding sequence ATGAGTGATCGATCTAGATTGTCCGATAGTGAGTCGCGTCTCTTGGCCGAGACTACGTGGGATCGCAATGTCGTCGTCGTCGCGGGAGCCGGGACCGGAAAAACGACGATCCTTGTCAACCGTATCCTGAATCTCTTGATGCGGGAACCCAATCCGCTGGGCGTCACAGACATTATCGCGGTCACGTTTACCAACAAGGCCGCCACGGAGATGAAATTGCGACTGCGCCGAGAGCTCATGAGGCTTGCAGAACAATCGGTCGAAGCTGAATTGGCAACTTTCCGATTTCGGTACCACCTCTCGGATACTCAAATCAGCACCAGGGCTCGACAGGCTCTTGAGCAATTAGAAAAGGCGCAAATCGGAACGCTCCACAGTCTAGCCGCGCATCTGTTGCGGCTTCACCCCCTTGAATCCGGCCTCGATCCGTCATTTCAAGAGGATGATGGATCGCGGTTTATGGAAACGTTCGACGGGGTGTGGGATTGCTGGCTGGATGACGAATTGGGTCCGGAGGGTATGCAGCACGATCGTTGGCGTTCTGTCTTGGCTGGAGCGAGCCTGGACGACCTTCACCAATTGGCGACCTTGCTGGCCAATGAACTGATCGACCTCGACGCACTCGAGCGCCAACTGCACATGTCTCACGTTGAGGGGCCCCTGCGCGACTGGATCGCTTCAGCTCACTCGCGAGCAACAGGCCTGCTGGCATCCAGATCGTCGGACAAACAGTTGAAGGCGGAGCAGATGCTGTCCGCGACGGTTCAATGCTTGTCACTCCTGTTGGAGCATGGCCTGACTGGTTTGACCTCCTTGGGGCCCGAGGTGCGAGCGTTGCTCCGAAAGGATGCAGGGAAAGCCACGTCAGGGTGGGACAAGGAAGTCTTTCAAGAAGCGGTCATCATGATCAAGCTTGCCAAGCAGCTTCTCGCCGTGGATCAGTCCTACTTTCACAACGTGATTCACTTGCTTCGACCAGTCCTGACCCGAGTGCGCGACGCTTTTCTCAGATCGGGCTGGATTTCCTTCGATGGACTTTTGGCCAGAGCCAAGAGGCTGCTACGAGACTGTCCAACCGTAAGAGAGCGGATAAAATGTACCTATCGAGCGATTCTGGTTGACGAGTTCCAGGATACGGACCCGGTTCAATACGAAATTATTCTCTATCTGGCGGAACGCGCAGGGAAACAACAGACTGCGTGGCAGGACATCGACCTGGAACCAGGCAAACTGTTCATCGTCGGTGATCCCAAGCAATCGATCTATTCGTTCCGCCGGGCCGATATCGAAGCGTTCGAGCGCGTCGTCCGGAAGATTCTGGACGATGGTGGCGTAGCCTGCTCGCTTGTCACGAACTTTCGGAGCGATATGATGGTCTTGGACGTCGTCAATGACCTGTTCGACCGTCTGTTTCTTCCAGAAGCTCATGTGCAGCCTGCCCACGAACGGTTGGTGATGCGGCCGGACCGGAGGACGGAGGTCTCAACGGCCGGTGTACAGCTGCGTCTGGTTGCTCCCAATGAGGGTGAAGAGGCGTTCGATACGGAGACCGCCACTCGCACTGAGGCGGAAACGCTGGCTCGATGGATCAGTGAAACGCTCTTAGCGAGTGCCACGGTAGTTGATCGGGAGGGCCGATCCGTGCCACTCCAGCCGGGACATATCGCCTTGATCTTCAGGAAACTGACGCAGGCGCAGGAGTACCTCGACGCACTGCGGCGGTACGGCATCCAGTACGTAACCGACGGCGAAAAACATTTCTATCGTCGCCAGGAAATCATCGATTTCGTCAATATATTGCGGGTGATCGAAGATCCGTACGATCGAATCGCACTGGTCGGTGTGTTGCGGTCTCCGCTTGGCGGCGTCACGGATCAGAGTCTACTGGATCTGTCCCAGCTGAACTGTCTTGATTATACCCGGCCTGAACGCCTCGCTGCCTCCAAGCATCCAGAGGCACTCGAACTCGCACAATTATATGAAGCCTTAAGAATGCTGAGACAATCAGCCCAACTACGGCCGGTGCCAGACGTAATCGATCTCCTATTCGACCGTTTGCCGGTTCCGGAACTGGCCGCTTCGTCCCTGCATGGTGAACAGGCCGTAGCGAATCTTCGGAAGATTCGCATTCTGGCCGAAGAACTTTCAGACCGACCGCATATGACGCTGGCGGGCTTTGTAGATGTGATGATGACGAGGTTGACTGACCAGCCGGAAGAAGCAGAAAGTGCGTTGGCTGAGGAATTGCCCGATGCTGTCCGGGTCTTGACCATTCACAAGGCCAAGGGGCTCGAATTCCCCGTCGTCATTCTGCCCGGCCTTCACCAGGGGTCCAGAGTTCCAGGTAAGGGACCGAGGCTGGGGCATGATTGGTCCAGTCGATTATACGGCCTTCGGGTCGGGAATCGTGCAAATCTTGGGGCCTTGCTGGTTGAACCAAAAATTTCGGCTCGTGAAGAGGCCGAGCAGCGCCGATTGCTGTATGTCGGTATGACGCGAACCAGGGATCTGCTCGTACTGTCAGGGGGACGCACGTCGACCCTTGGACGAGACACGGTGTTATCACTGATTCACGATGCAATTCCCGACGCAGCAACCTCTAGCACGGCTGGTACCATTTCCCTCGGAGCCGGTCAGATGGAGCAGGTCGTGACATCAACGTCACCCACAGTTCGAAAGGGTCCACATGAGCGAGAAGCTTCGGCAGTCCCTTGCCCTTCACTCGATGTGGTGGTGAATCGACACCAGACGCGGAGGGACTATTGGTCGGCCCAGAAAATGGCTCGGCGACAGGTTACCCCCTCACTCCTCATGGCGCAACGAGTGCCGGCTCGATCAGCCGGCTCGCCCGACTCATCCGAAATGGCGTATAGCCGAATACTTGGCGTGTGCGCACACGCAGTCCTAGAGCAATGGGATTTTGATTCACCAGATCGAGATCCTGCCCCAGCCATCGAGCGGGCATGTCGTCAGCACCTTGCCCCGGACCTCGCTGATAGAGAAAGCGTACTGAGGCAGGAGCTCTATACGATCTTCTCCTCCTTCCTCACGTCCGAACTCTACAATAGACTGCAACGGGCCACCATTCTTGGTCGAGAAGTGCCGTTTCTCCTTCCCTGGGAAGAGCGACAGGTTATGGAAGGCATCATTGACCTTATTTACCGTCTTGACGGTGGAATCTGGATCGCAGACTATAAGACCGATGCGGTTTCAGCAGAGGCGGCTCAGCCGAGAGCTGAGACATACCGCGAGCAGGCTGAGATTTACCGGACTGCTGTGCGGCAGGCTATGGGTCTCTCGTCTGTTGCATTTCAGTTTATCTTTCTCAGACCCAGCATGGCCATTGAGATGTAG
- a CDS encoding PD-(D/E)XK nuclease family protein: protein MLRVITGPIHPDLEQALVDDVRVLKDADALAPIALIVPSSALAERLKRRLTVESHLPLLNIHCYTFHQLTLRLSQEMARFRQATNIPLQIVDDFYFRQLVHYIVKRKLSGLEALDAISPSPGTWKGLWATIRDLKDAAVSPSIALGAVADGIFEPEDQPWLLSLFRLHAAVEEASRSLGIGSPDDLTASLDSNPSRSSFLRRMTRVLYYGFYDLTQVQLSFFEAVIQTVPTTLYFPLESRSAFGFARQFFDRHILPHSGSHEDRGNHARTSSSTRVELTVFNVIGADEELATVCRKILTLVEVNGYRFDEIGVVVRTLEPYCACLQQVFDRHLVPFVSTAERPLLREPVAKALLRLASLPVNDFDHVAVVDVVTASFYRGEAQELHARPDCWRNAVATLGITKGEGEWIRLAAPKAASILHDSRADPEDMDRTGPIDDPVQLAILWSRVSRLIRDCRALPLHGSISLLTDAFRALATMHFHVPGLTVPLASDEPEPTIGSLVKLALDRLIQVDPLGSDVRWEDWVDLFNQALIETAIPIESQPHQGVQVLDAMTARGLTFRALFVIGLNDKIFPRVVREDPFLRDRQRAVLQATLGYKVDDKLSGHEEERLLFELLIGSATQRLCLSYQRADEDGRVLAPSSFLDEVVRDCRFVTRPEETVPRRLTARIRAVPSIQEILPAQELTLSWLLQGVEVLPLMNALGLSHRLFERGLASLKIIERASVELGSFDGLLKPRVEKLSAFDRDGISPTSLERYARCPFQYFAEEVLRLESVRKIQGTMLPALTMGTFIHESLRLAYEKLVALHWPEASVAEADIRVIGTVAVSQVFDSYAVTQGTGRALLWTLAREQVAELVFGAIASDQEDYRKTGFRPHAFEMAANGSLRLQDDQCVLMKIHGKLDRVDVRSDPPALRVVDYKYKQGPEMAPLDHNLTTAAVRGVRLQPPFYASMDLPGLPAPSEVQFLYLGPHWEKPIVPSKFETSVLEGNIGTSIRRTIRTLVEGIARGEFFILPDGYCDQCAYSSACRRNDAMVWWRSYRSPEARVLRQVRKQKVADE from the coding sequence TGAGCAGGCTCTCGTCGACGATGTACGGGTTCTCAAGGACGCCGATGCTCTGGCCCCGATTGCTCTCATCGTTCCCTCAAGCGCTCTGGCAGAACGGCTGAAGCGCCGACTGACCGTCGAGTCACATCTCCCACTCCTGAACATCCATTGTTATACGTTCCATCAATTGACGCTACGGCTCAGCCAGGAGATGGCGAGGTTCCGGCAAGCGACGAACATTCCGCTGCAGATCGTTGACGACTTCTATTTTCGGCAATTGGTCCATTATATCGTGAAACGCAAGCTCTCAGGGCTTGAGGCCTTGGATGCCATATCGCCATCACCCGGTACGTGGAAAGGCTTATGGGCTACGATTCGCGATCTCAAGGATGCAGCGGTCTCCCCCTCGATTGCGCTGGGCGCTGTCGCTGATGGAATCTTCGAACCAGAAGATCAGCCCTGGCTTCTCTCGCTCTTCAGGCTCCATGCCGCCGTCGAAGAAGCCAGTCGTTCGTTAGGCATCGGATCGCCAGACGATCTGACTGCTTCGCTCGATTCCAATCCGTCCCGATCATCCTTTTTGCGACGGATGACGCGGGTGTTGTACTACGGTTTCTACGATCTCACGCAAGTACAACTGTCGTTCTTCGAAGCGGTCATACAGACGGTGCCGACGACGTTGTATTTCCCCTTGGAATCCAGGTCCGCTTTTGGGTTCGCACGTCAGTTTTTCGATCGTCACATTCTGCCTCATTCCGGCAGCCATGAAGATCGTGGGAACCACGCAAGGACCTCCTCTTCGACTCGCGTCGAGCTCACTGTTTTCAACGTCATAGGGGCCGATGAGGAGTTGGCGACCGTCTGCCGAAAGATCCTGACGTTAGTCGAGGTGAACGGGTATCGCTTCGACGAAATAGGGGTGGTGGTACGCACTCTCGAGCCGTATTGTGCCTGTCTCCAGCAGGTGTTCGATCGTCATCTCGTTCCTTTCGTCTCCACCGCTGAACGGCCTCTCCTGCGGGAGCCAGTGGCCAAGGCTCTCTTGCGTTTGGCCTCATTGCCAGTAAACGACTTTGATCATGTGGCTGTAGTGGATGTAGTGACAGCCTCCTTCTATCGGGGCGAGGCTCAGGAATTACATGCCAGGCCGGATTGTTGGCGCAACGCGGTCGCCACGCTCGGTATTACCAAGGGTGAAGGCGAATGGATCCGGCTAGCGGCTCCTAAGGCAGCCTCGATTCTTCACGATTCCAGGGCGGACCCTGAGGACATGGATCGGACGGGTCCGATCGACGATCCGGTGCAACTGGCCATTCTTTGGTCGCGTGTCTCACGGTTAATCCGGGATTGCCGGGCTCTCCCATTGCACGGATCGATCAGCCTCCTCACTGATGCCTTTCGCGCGTTGGCCACGATGCATTTCCATGTACCGGGTCTGACTGTTCCGCTTGCCTCCGATGAGCCCGAACCGACGATCGGTTCTCTGGTGAAACTGGCTCTTGATCGATTGATCCAGGTCGATCCCCTCGGCAGCGACGTCAGGTGGGAGGATTGGGTCGATCTCTTCAACCAGGCGTTGATCGAGACCGCCATTCCCATCGAGAGCCAACCACACCAGGGCGTGCAAGTTCTCGATGCCATGACAGCCCGCGGTCTGACGTTTCGCGCACTGTTTGTCATCGGTCTCAACGATAAAATCTTCCCACGCGTGGTTCGAGAGGATCCATTCCTTCGCGATCGTCAACGGGCTGTGCTCCAGGCAACGTTGGGCTATAAGGTCGACGATAAACTCTCAGGTCATGAGGAAGAACGGCTTCTGTTCGAGCTACTGATCGGTTCGGCGACCCAGCGCTTGTGTCTGTCGTATCAACGAGCTGATGAAGACGGCCGGGTGTTGGCGCCCTCATCCTTTCTCGACGAAGTCGTGCGTGATTGTCGATTCGTGACGAGACCGGAAGAAACCGTACCGCGCCGTTTGACCGCTCGGATTCGAGCCGTACCCTCGATTCAAGAGATCCTGCCGGCACAAGAGTTAACGCTGAGTTGGCTTCTGCAAGGGGTTGAGGTTCTGCCTCTGATGAATGCTTTGGGGCTAAGTCACCGCTTGTTTGAACGGGGGCTCGCATCCTTGAAAATCATCGAACGGGCGTCGGTGGAACTCGGTTCGTTCGATGGACTACTAAAGCCCCGTGTGGAAAAGCTTTCAGCATTCGATCGGGATGGAATATCACCGACGTCCTTGGAACGGTATGCCAGGTGTCCATTTCAGTACTTTGCAGAGGAGGTATTGCGGCTTGAATCGGTGCGGAAGATACAAGGAACCATGCTACCTGCTCTCACCATGGGTACGTTCATCCATGAATCGCTCCGGCTCGCCTATGAGAAATTGGTCGCGCTGCATTGGCCGGAAGCATCTGTCGCAGAAGCGGATATTCGCGTAATCGGGACCGTTGCCGTATCGCAGGTTTTTGATTCCTATGCGGTCACGCAAGGGACCGGCCGGGCCTTGCTCTGGACACTGGCCCGTGAACAGGTCGCTGAGTTGGTCTTCGGCGCGATTGCTTCGGATCAAGAGGATTATCGGAAAACCGGTTTCCGGCCGCATGCATTCGAAATGGCGGCAAACGGAAGTCTTCGCTTGCAGGATGACCAGTGTGTTCTCATGAAAATTCATGGGAAGCTCGATCGGGTGGACGTGCGGTCCGACCCTCCCGCTCTGCGTGTGGTGGACTACAAGTATAAGCAGGGGCCTGAAATGGCGCCGTTGGATCACAATCTTACCACGGCGGCTGTCCGAGGCGTGCGCCTCCAGCCTCCGTTCTATGCTTCGATGGACCTTCCTGGATTGCCTGCGCCCTCTGAAGTCCAGTTTCTGTACCTTGGGCCACACTGGGAAAAGCCGATTGTCCCCTCGAAGTTCGAGACCTCAGTCCTTGAGGGCAACATAGGAACGTCGATCCGTCGGACGATTCGTACCTTGGTTGAAGGAATCGCACGGGGGGAGTTCTTCATCCTTCCTGACGGTTATTGCGATCAATGTGCGTATTCCTCAGCCTGCCGCCGAAACGATGCCATGGTCTGGTGGCGCTCCTACCGATCGCCAGAGGCTCGAGTGTTGCGACAAGTGAGAAAGCAGAAGGTAGCGGATGAGTGA